Part of the Mycolicibacterium mageritense genome is shown below.
CGCTCGCCGAGGTCGATGCGATGTGCGCGCGGTTCCGCATCTCCGGGCTGCCGGTCGTCGACGACACCGGCGCGCTTGTCGGCATAATCACCAACCGCGACATGCGCTTCGAGGTCGACCAGAACAAGCCGGTCTCCGAGGTGATGACCAAGGCGCCGCTGATCACCGCGCAGGAGGGCGTTTCGGCCGAAGCCGCGCTGGGGCTGCTGCGCAGGCACAAGATCGAGAAGCTGCCCATCGTCGACGGACACGGCAAGCTCACCGGGCTCATCACGGTCAAGGATTTCGTCAAGACCGAGCAGTTCCCGCTGGCCACCAAGGACAGTGACGGGCGGCTGCTGGTCGGTGCCGCGGTCGGCGTCGGTGAAGACGCCTGGACCCGGTCGATGACGCTCGTCGACGCCGGTGTCGACGTACTGATCGTGGATACCGCGCACGCACACAACCGCGGCGTGCTGGACATGGTGCACCGGCTCAAGACCGTGGTCGGCGACCGTGTCGAGGTGGTCGGCGGCAACGTCGCGACCCGGGCTGCCGCGGCCGCGCTCGTGGAGGCCGGCGCCGACGCGGTCAAGGTCGGTGTCGGTCCGGGCTCGATCTGCACCACGCGCGTGGTCGCCGGGGTCGGTGCCCCGCAGATCACCGCGATCCTGGAGGCCGTCGCGGCCTGCAAGCCGTATGGGGTTCCGGTGATCGCCGACGGCGGCCTGCAGTACTCGGGCGATATCGCCAAGGCACTGGCGGCCGGGGCGTCGACCGCGATGCTTGGCTCGCTGCTGGCAGGCACCGCCGAATCGCCGGGCGATCTGGTGTTCGTCAACGGCAAGCAGTTCAAGAGCTACCGCGGCATGGGTTCGCTGGGCGCCATGCAGACGCGCGGCCCGCAGAAGAGCTACTCCAAGGACCGCTATTTCCAGGACGACGTGCTCTCCGAGGACAAGTTGGTGCCCGAGGGCATCGAGGGCCGGGTGCCCTACCGTGGGCCGCTCTCGACCGTGGTGCACCAGCTGACCGGCGGGTTGCGCGCGGCCATGGGCTATACCGGCTCGGCCACCATCGAGCAGTTGCAGCAGGCGCAGTTCGTGCAGATCACGGCGGCCGGGCTGAAGGAAAGCCATCCGCACGACATCACGATGACTGTCGAAGCGCCCAACTACTACGCCCGATAGGTCCGAACGCATGCGTGACATGGTTGAAATCGGCATGGGCCGAACTGCCCGCCGCACCTACGAACTCGGCGACATCAACATCGTGCCGTCGCGGCGGACCCGCTCCAGCAAGGACGTGTCGACGGCGTGGCAGATGGATGCCTACCGGTTCGAGATCCCCGTGGTGGCGCACCCCACCGACGCGTTGGTGTCGGTCGAGTTCGCCATCGAGATGGGCCGCCTCGGCGGTCTCGGTGTGCTCAACGGCGAGGGCCTGATCGGCAGGCATGCCGATGTCGAGGACAAGATCGCTCAGGTCGTGGAGGCTGCCGACAAGGAGCCGGAGCCGTCGGCCGCGATCCGGCTACTGCAGCAGCTGCACTCGGCACCGCTCGACCTCGACCTGCTCGGGGCGGCGGTCAGCCGCATCCGGGAAGCCGGCGTGACGACCGCGGTGCGGGTGAGCCCGCAGAACGCGCAGGCGCTCACGCCGACGCTGGTAGCGGCGGGCATCGACCTGCTCATCATCCAGGGCACCATCATCTCGGCCGAACGGGTCGCGCAGGACGGTGAGCCGCTCAACCTCAAGACCTTCATCTCCGAGCTGGACGTGCCGGTGGTCGCGGGCGGGGTGCTCGACCACCGCACCGCGCTGCACCTGATGCGGACCGGCGCGGCCGGCGTCATCGTTGGCTACGGCTCCACGACCGGGGTGACCACGAGCGACGAGGTGCTGGGCATCAGCGTGCCGATGGCGACCGCGATCGCGGACGCCGCGGCCGCGCGCCGCGAGTACCTCGACGAGACCGGTGGCCGCTACGTGCACGTGCTCGCCGACGGGGACATCCACAGTTCCGGCGACCTGGCGAAGGCCATCGCGTGCGGAGCCGACGCGGTCGTGCTCGGCACGCCGCTGTCGGTCGCGGCCGAAGCGCAGGGCGGCGGCTGGTTCTGGCCCGCGGCCGCGGCGCACCCGTCGCTGCCGCGCGGCGCGCTGCTGCAGGTGGCGCTCGGTGAACGCCCGTCGCTCGGGCAGGTGCTCAACGGCCCGTCCGACGATCCGTTCGGCTCGCTGAACCTGGTGGGCGGGTTGCGCCGGTCGATGGCCAAGGCCGGCTACTGCGATCTCAAGGAGTTCCAAAAGGTCGGCCTCACGGTCGGATCCTGACGCCGAGCAGACAGAGAATCGCACTGCTGCTGCCTGATTTGTGCGAGTCTGCGTCTGCTCAGCATCGTCAACCGACCAGTCGCGCGGCTGTGAGGTGGTAGGCGATGCGATCGGCCAGTCTGCTGGGATATCGGCGAACGTCTTGCGCGACAATCGGAATGACGGTCCACGCCCGTTCCTGTATGCCTGCGAATCGAGTCTTGTCCTCGATCATTTTCAGTGGCCCGGAATGCCAGTCAAGTCCTTCGTATTCCGCTGCGACTCTCGCGTCGGGCCAAGCGAAGTCGACACGCCAGGTCTGGCCGTAAAGGCCCTGAATCTCGTATTGGAGTTCCGGCAACGGCACGCCGTGGTCGATCATGACCAGCCGCGCTTCGCTCTCCATCGGTGATTCGGCTCGGCCATCCGCGTATTCGAGCAATTCGCGGACAGCGACGATGCCTCGGCGACCCCTGTGGTGGCGCACCGCGTCGTCCAAGTCGGCCCGAGTGCACTGTGCTGAATGAAGTGCGCCGTCAAGGGCAGCGAGTGCGCGGGGGCGTGGCAGTTGCCGTGCAATCTCGACCGCAGTCCAGGCAGGAGCGGTTGCGAGTCGTCCCGCTATCCGCCGCAGTGGTGCACCGACCCGTTGGTGAACCATCAGTCCGACGTTGGAGCGTATACGTACACCCGGATCGAGCATGTGTATCGCCGTCGTGTTCTCAAAGTCGAAACCGTAGAGCGCGGCTGCGGTACCCATGCATACGACTGCCTCGCGGCCCACGAACAAGTCGAGTGCAGCCAGTCGTCCCATCAAGTCTGGCTCTGCCGCGGCGTACACGCCGTGCCACACACGGGTGAGCACTCCACAGCGCACCTGTCCGTCGAGTTGTTGACGCGTCATCACGGTCAGGAGTTGTCGGGTGGTGGCGAAGCCGCCGAGTTGCGCCAGGAGCGTATGCGCGGATGCAGTCACGATCGAATAGTGCGTCGGCGTGGGCTGTGCCGGCTCCACCAGTTGCGTTGCCTGGGGATGAATTCAGGACTGTGGATAACCTCGCCGTGACCAGCAGACGCAAACTTGCACGGAAACGCAATGAACGGTGCGATTCTGTGTCTGCTCACCGAAGGGGTTTCTTTACAAGTTAGGCATTCCTGTCTAGAAAGTTACCTACCGGTAGGTCCATACTTGTCGGATGCAGCCTGACTACGACGTCTTGGTTATCGGTTCTGGATTCGGTGGCAGCGTGAGCGCGCTGCGGCTCACGGAAAAGGGCTACCGAGTAGGTGTGCTGGAGGCCGGGCGGCGGTTCAGCGATGCCGACTTCGCCAAGACCTCGTGGGATCTCCGCAAGTTCCTGTGGGCGCCTCAGCTCGGCATGTTCGGTATCCAGCGCATCCACCTGTTGCGCAATGTGATGATCCTGGCGGGTGCCGGTGTCGGCGGGGGATCGCTGAACTACGCCAACACGCTCTACGTGCCGCCGGACCCGTTCTTCAACGACCCGCAATGGAAGGGCATCACCGACTGGCGGGCCGAGTTGATGCCGCACTACGACCAGGCCAAGCGGATGCTCGGCGTGGTCACCAATCCGACGTTCACCGACGCCGACCGCATCGTGAAAGAGGTGGCCGACGACATGGGTGTGGGTGACACCTTCGTCGCCACGCCGGTCGGGGTGTTCTTCGGGCTCGACGGCGAGAAGACGCCTGGCAAGACCGTGCCCGATCCGTTCTTCGGCGGGGCGGGCCCGGCCCGGACCGGCTGCCTGGAATGCGGCGAATGCATGACGGGCTGCCGCCACGGCGCCAAGAACACGCTCGTCAAGAACTACCTGGGGCTCGCGGAATCGGCCGGTGCGCAGGTGCATCCGATGACCACGGCGACGGGTTTCGAGCAGCGCCCCGACGGCCTGTGGGAGGTCACCACGGTGCGTACGGGCAGCAAGCTGCGCCGCAAGCGCAAGACGTTCACCGCGACACATCTGATCCTGGCGGCAGGCACGTACAACACGCAGAAGCTGCTGTTCAAGATGCGGGATGCGGGCAAGCTGCCACGGCTGTCGTCGCGCCTCGGCGTGCTCACCCGGACCAACTCCGAGTCGATCGTCGGCGCCCAAACCCTCACGGTGTCACCGGATCTGGACCTCACCCACGGCGTGGCCATCACGTCGTCGGTGCATCCGACCGCCGATACCCACGTCGAGCCGGTGCGCTACGGCAAGGGCTCCAACGCGATGGGCATGTTGCAGACGCTGATGACCGACGGCACCGGCCCGGGCGGCACCGACGTGCCGCGCTGGCGCCAGTTCCTCGACCAGGGCCGGGAGCGGCCGGGTCTGCTGATCCGGCTGCTGAACCCCTCGCGGTGGAGTGAGCGGACCGTGATCGCCCTGGTGATGCAGCATCTGGACAACTCGATCACCACCTTCACCAAACGCGGACCGGGCGGCAGGCGCGTACTGACGTCCAAACAGGGCCACGGAGAACCGAACCCGACGTGGATCCCGGTGGGCAACGAGTTCACCAGGCGGATGGCCGAGAAGATCGACGGCATCGCGGGCGGTACCTGGGGCGAGTTGTTCAACATCCCGCTGACCGCCCACTTCCTCGGTGGCGCGGCGATCGGGGACAGTGCGCAGAGCGGTGTCATCGACCCCTATCAGCGCGTGTACAACTATCCGACGCTCTACGTCATGGACGGGGCCGCAATCTCGGCAAATCTGGGTGTGAACCCGTCGCTTTCGATCACCGCTCAGGCCGAACGGGCCGCGTCGCTGTGGCCCAACAAGGGCCAGGACGACGTGCGCCCGGCCCAGGGGGAGCCGTACCAGCGGCTGTCACCGGTGGCGCCGGAGCGCCCCGTGGTGCCCGCCGAGGCGCCGGGTGCGCTGCGCCGGCTGCCGATCGAGCCGGTGACCTCGAGCGGCTAGTTGAAGTAGGGGTTGCGTCCCTCGCCCGTGTTGAGCAGCAACGGATTGTTCGGGTCGAGCACGTAGCTGCTCGCGGGGCTGAGGACGAACCCGGCCCCGTCGTAGGAGTTGCTGCACATCGTCACGGTGCCGTCGGTCCCGCACGTCACGTTGCGGAAGCTGATGCGGGATCCGGGCAGCAGCCGGTTGGGCAGCCCCTCGAAGTTGAACAGCGGCCGGTTGTCGCTGAGGAACGTGGGCACGCCCTGTTGGTTGCCGGTGACCGCATTGGCGCCGTCAGGTGCTGCGGGCAACGGACCGGAGCAGCCGTACTTGCCCGTCCCGCGGCTGATCGCGCACGCGATGTCGCCCGGCACCGCGAATGCGTAGTACTCGCCGTTCTGCATCGCGAAGTCCGAGGGCTTGACCGACGTCAGCGCGTTGAGATTGAGCGGCGGCGGGGGTGGCGGTGGTGGCGGGTCCGCGGCAGCCACCCCGGGACCGCAGAGGCCGGCGCCGAACGCCGTGCTCACCAGGGCCAACAGCATTCTCGTGCGCATCAGGTCACCTTAAGGGGCCGCATCCGGGCATGCAGTGGCAACCGCAGAACCGTCATGGCCGACCATCCTCGGGCACCGACGCCAGCAACGCGGTGATCAGTCGAGCGAGCATGTCGGAGTTGATCGTGCCGGGTTGCAGCACCTCTTCCATCGCGATGCCCGTCGTGATGGTGACGACGAGTTGGGCGAGGTCGGCCAGTTGCTGACTGGGCAGCACCGTGCCGGCCTTCTCGACCACGCGCAGCGCTTGCTCGGCGGCCGCGCGCCGGCGTTCGATGAGGCGGTCGCGCAGCTGCGGATCACGCATGGCGCGCAGCCAGTACTCGAAAAACACCAGGTGGTACTCGTTTTGGTCGTGGATCGAATCGAGAATCGACTGGCTGAGGGCCTGCGCGGTCGCGGTGGTGTCGCCGCCTCCGCTGTCGAACGCCGTCACGATCAGCTCGCCTCGGTTCTCGGATTGCCGGTCGAGGAGAGCGAGGAATAGTTCATCCTTGGACTCGAAGTTCGAGTAGACCGCACCCTTGGTGAAACCCGCGGCCTGACCGATCGCGTCGATGGTGGCGCCGGCGAACCCTTCGGCGGCGAAAACCTCCATCGCCGCGTCGAGGATTCGGTCACGCACCTCGTCGCGCGTGGGCCGGGTTCGTGCGGGTTTGACAGGCGACATGGGCAACAGCATACTCGCAAGTATCGAATGGATACTAGTCGGTATCGAAAGGGTTTTGATGACAGACGAGGGCGACGCCGCTGCACCGCAGGAGCAGGAGCCTGATCAGGCCGACGACGTCGCGGAGCCTCAGGACACCGCGGTCGTCGAGGACGCCGACGGCGGGGAAGCCGACGGCGAAGACGCCGATCCGGTGCTGATCGCCGCGACCGGTCTTGGTGTCGACGGCGAGCACGGGCCGCTGTTCTCTGATGTCGATCTCGAGCTCACGTCGGGCTTCCACGCCATTCAGATGCCCGGCGGGTGGGGCCAGACCGCGTTGTTGTTGACCCTGGCGGGCCGGCTCAAGCCCAGTCACGGCACCGTCACGGTGTGCGGTGACTCGCATCCGCGGGCCATCCGCAGGCACTGTTCGATCGCGGCCTTCGATGACATCGACGAGCTGGAGGAGACGGTCTCGGTGCAGACCGTGGTGGCCGAGCAGCGCCGCTGGCTTTCGCCGTGGTACGCACAGGTGCCGATAGAAGCCGGTGAGGCCGAACTGGCGCGCGTCTTCGGTGACATGACGCCGCCGTCGCCGCACACGTTCATCAGTGAGCTGTCGGACCTTGAGCTGTTCCTGCTGCGGATCACGTTGGCGCTGTTCTCGAATCGGCCGATCCTGGTGGTCGGCGACCTCGAACAGGTGCGGGACAACGCGCGGCGCGCCATCGCCGTCGAGCGGTTGGGCGCCATCGCGACGCAACGGACGGTGATCGTCGGCGTGACCAACCCGCTCGGCATCGATGCCCCCGACCACGATCTGCACGATCACCGCATCCTGACCGGAAGGGACGAATGATGCTGGCTGGACTGGCGTTCGGCTCGGAGCTCAAGCGCTTCGGCCGCAGCCGGATGACGCGCGCGGCGGTCGTGGTGCTCATGCTGCTGCCGCTCGTGTACGGCGCGCTCTATCTGTGGGCGTACTGGGATCCGTTCGGCCACGTCAACAAAATGCCCGTGGCGCTGGTGAATTCCGATCGCGGCGCAGAGGTGTCCGGACAGCACCTCAACGCGGGCGACGAGATCGCCAAGAGTTTGACCGCCGACGCGAGCCTGGACTGGCACGTGGTGGATTCCGTCGAGGAGGCGCGCCAAGGCGTCGACCACGGCAGGTACTACTTCATGGTCGAGTTGCCACCCGACTTCAGCGAGGCCATCGCATCGCCCGTGACGGGAGAGCCCAAGCAGGCCAACCTCATTGCCGTCTACAACGACGCCAACAACTACATTTCGACGAGCATCGGCCGGACCGCGATGGACCAGGTGCTCAATGCGGTGTCGAGCCGCATCTCGGGACAGGCCGTCAATCAGGTGCTGTCGGTCGTCGTCCAGAGCGGATCGGGCATCAAGCAGGCCGCCGACGGAGCACACCAACTCGCCGACGGTGCGGTCAAGGTCGACGACGGTGCCGGCCAGCTCTCGACGGGGCTGCACAGCGCACGGACCGGTTCGGCTCAGGTCGCGGCAGGCGCCAAGCAGCTCTCCGACGGCATCACCAAAGCCACCGATCCGTTGGTCACCGTCACCAAGGCGCTGTCGCAGATCGGCGGCAACACCGAGCAGTTGCAGCAGGGCGTCGACGCGTTGCGTCAGGCCAACGAGCAGATCGGCGGCATCGCCACGGCTCAGGACGATGCGGCCAATTCGCTGACGGCCGTGATCGATCAGCTGTCGGCCAGCCCGGATCCGGTGGCCAACAACGCCGCCGGAACGCTGCGCGGGATCCAGGATCAATTGCGCGGCCACGAGTTCACCCCGCAGATCCGGCAGAACCTCACCAATGCCGAGAATGCGGCAGTTTCGATGACCGAGTCGCTCCGCGGCCCAGGCAGCCCGCTGAACACGGCACTGAACCAGGTCGGCGCAAGCGGACAGAACCTCAACAACAAGCTGACCGAGCTCCGCGGCGGCGCGCAGAAACTGGCGTCTGGCAGCGCCGAATTGTCCAGCGGTATCGTCAAACTCGACGACGGCGCCACCGAGCTGAAATCGGGAACCGCGCAGCTGCGGTCGGGCTCGGCCGAACTGGCGACCAAGCTGACCGAAGGCGCCCAGCAGGTGCCGGACTGGACCACACAGCAGAAAGACGCGATCGCCGACACTATCGGTGGTCCGGTCAACCTGGAAACGGCGCACGAGAATGCCGCGCCCAACTTCGGCACCGGCATGGCGCCGTTCTTCATCACGCTGGCGTTGTTCTTCGGCGCCCTCGTGCTGTGGATGGTGTTGCGGCCGCTGCAGAGTCGCGCCATCGCCGCGGAGGTGCTGGCGATCCGTGTGGTGCTCGCCAGCTACCTGCCCGCGGTGATGATCGGCGTG
Proteins encoded:
- a CDS encoding GuaB3 family IMP dehydrogenase-related protein → MRDMVEIGMGRTARRTYELGDINIVPSRRTRSSKDVSTAWQMDAYRFEIPVVAHPTDALVSVEFAIEMGRLGGLGVLNGEGLIGRHADVEDKIAQVVEAADKEPEPSAAIRLLQQLHSAPLDLDLLGAAVSRIREAGVTTAVRVSPQNAQALTPTLVAAGIDLLIIQGTIISAERVAQDGEPLNLKTFISELDVPVVAGGVLDHRTALHLMRTGAAGVIVGYGSTTGVTTSDEVLGISVPMATAIADAAAARREYLDETGGRYVHVLADGDIHSSGDLAKAIACGADAVVLGTPLSVAAEAQGGGWFWPAAAAHPSLPRGALLQVALGERPSLGQVLNGPSDDPFGSLNLVGGLRRSMAKAGYCDLKEFQKVGLTVGS
- the guaB gene encoding IMP dehydrogenase, encoding MSIAESSVPIAVPVSTGGDDPTKIAMLGLTFDDVLLLPAASDVVPATADTSSQLTRKIRLKVPLVSSAMDTVTESRMAIAMARAGGMGVLHRNLPVGEQAGQVETVKRSEAGMVTDPVTCSPDNTLAEVDAMCARFRISGLPVVDDTGALVGIITNRDMRFEVDQNKPVSEVMTKAPLITAQEGVSAEAALGLLRRHKIEKLPIVDGHGKLTGLITVKDFVKTEQFPLATKDSDGRLLVGAAVGVGEDAWTRSMTLVDAGVDVLIVDTAHAHNRGVLDMVHRLKTVVGDRVEVVGGNVATRAAAAALVEAGADAVKVGVGPGSICTTRVVAGVGAPQITAILEAVAACKPYGVPVIADGGLQYSGDIAKALAAGASTAMLGSLLAGTAESPGDLVFVNGKQFKSYRGMGSLGAMQTRGPQKSYSKDRYFQDDVLSEDKLVPEGIEGRVPYRGPLSTVVHQLTGGLRAAMGYTGSATIEQLQQAQFVQITAAGLKESHPHDITMTVEAPNYYAR
- a CDS encoding YhgE/Pip domain-containing protein, with the translated sequence MLAGLAFGSELKRFGRSRMTRAAVVVLMLLPLVYGALYLWAYWDPFGHVNKMPVALVNSDRGAEVSGQHLNAGDEIAKSLTADASLDWHVVDSVEEARQGVDHGRYYFMVELPPDFSEAIASPVTGEPKQANLIAVYNDANNYISTSIGRTAMDQVLNAVSSRISGQAVNQVLSVVVQSGSGIKQAADGAHQLADGAVKVDDGAGQLSTGLHSARTGSAQVAAGAKQLSDGITKATDPLVTVTKALSQIGGNTEQLQQGVDALRQANEQIGGIATAQDDAANSLTAVIDQLSASPDPVANNAAGTLRGIQDQLRGHEFTPQIRQNLTNAENAAVSMTESLRGPGSPLNTALNQVGASGQNLNNKLTELRGGAQKLASGSAELSSGIVKLDDGATELKSGTAQLRSGSAELATKLTEGAQQVPDWTTQQKDAIADTIGGPVNLETAHENAAPNFGTGMAPFFITLALFFGALVLWMVLRPLQSRAIAAEVLAIRVVLASYLPAVMIGVFQAIILYCVVRFALGMHAAHPLAMLGFMVLISCAFIAATQAINALVGPAVGRVLIMALLMLQLVSAGGMYPVETTSKPFQVFHSYDPMTYGVNGLRQLILGGIDYRLWQAIIVLVLIWAGALTISCLSARRNRLWNITRLIPAIKM
- a CDS encoding P-loop NTPase family protein; its protein translation is MTDEGDAAAPQEQEPDQADDVAEPQDTAVVEDADGGEADGEDADPVLIAATGLGVDGEHGPLFSDVDLELTSGFHAIQMPGGWGQTALLLTLAGRLKPSHGTVTVCGDSHPRAIRRHCSIAAFDDIDELEETVSVQTVVAEQRRWLSPWYAQVPIEAGEAELARVFGDMTPPSPHTFISELSDLELFLLRITLALFSNRPILVVGDLEQVRDNARRAIAVERLGAIATQRTVIVGVTNPLGIDAPDHDLHDHRILTGRDE
- a CDS encoding TetR/AcrR family transcriptional regulator, producing the protein MLLPMSPVKPARTRPTRDEVRDRILDAAMEVFAAEGFAGATIDAIGQAAGFTKGAVYSNFESKDELFLALLDRQSENRGELIVTAFDSGGGDTTATAQALSQSILDSIHDQNEYHLVFFEYWLRAMRDPQLRDRLIERRRAAAEQALRVVEKAGTVLPSQQLADLAQLVVTITTGIAMEEVLQPGTINSDMLARLITALLASVPEDGRP
- a CDS encoding GMC oxidoreductase, whose protein sequence is MQPDYDVLVIGSGFGGSVSALRLTEKGYRVGVLEAGRRFSDADFAKTSWDLRKFLWAPQLGMFGIQRIHLLRNVMILAGAGVGGGSLNYANTLYVPPDPFFNDPQWKGITDWRAELMPHYDQAKRMLGVVTNPTFTDADRIVKEVADDMGVGDTFVATPVGVFFGLDGEKTPGKTVPDPFFGGAGPARTGCLECGECMTGCRHGAKNTLVKNYLGLAESAGAQVHPMTTATGFEQRPDGLWEVTTVRTGSKLRRKRKTFTATHLILAAGTYNTQKLLFKMRDAGKLPRLSSRLGVLTRTNSESIVGAQTLTVSPDLDLTHGVAITSSVHPTADTHVEPVRYGKGSNAMGMLQTLMTDGTGPGGTDVPRWRQFLDQGRERPGLLIRLLNPSRWSERTVIALVMQHLDNSITTFTKRGPGGRRVLTSKQGHGEPNPTWIPVGNEFTRRMAEKIDGIAGGTWGELFNIPLTAHFLGGAAIGDSAQSGVIDPYQRVYNYPTLYVMDGAAISANLGVNPSLSITAQAERAASLWPNKGQDDVRPAQGEPYQRLSPVAPERPVVPAEAPGALRRLPIEPVTSSG